A window of the Synechococcus sp. M16.1 genome harbors these coding sequences:
- a CDS encoding DUF1651 domain-containing protein, whose protein sequence is MAEGWLIDANDHWVWRFHRDNSAWVRDPKVFIDRGRSMPEGPPLLKERRYLRKDAAEQLWKSLQTQGWKKTTPLWGATVEP, encoded by the coding sequence ATGGCAGAGGGTTGGTTGATCGACGCCAATGACCATTGGGTCTGGCGCTTCCACAGGGACAACTCCGCTTGGGTCAGAGATCCGAAGGTCTTCATTGACCGAGGGCGATCAATGCCTGAAGGACCACCACTGCTCAAGGAGCGTCGGTATCTGAGGAAAGATGCCGCAGAGCAGTTGTGGAAGTCACTCCAGACCCAGGGATGGAAGAAGACGACTCCCTTATGGGGTGCGACTGTCGAACCCTGA